In Amphiura filiformis chromosome 2, Afil_fr2py, whole genome shotgun sequence, one DNA window encodes the following:
- the LOC140142450 gene encoding craniofacial development protein 2-like, translating to MAAQSMKRPSVPSSSQVPDHGSGYGEARVEGAKNHWERTGSLKELPICTYNVRTLLGEPKLHELEKELDHITWDILGLCEVRRLELKSGHMLYTRGKDNNSTGGVGFLIRKDLASNVVSYKNQSDRVAQVIIKRDLAK from the coding sequence ATGGCAGCACAAAGTATGAAACGGCCCTCAGTCCCCAGCAGCTCTCAAGTCCCTGACCACGGGAGCGGTTATGGTGAGGCGAGAGTAGAGGGTGCTAAGAACCACTGGGAAAGGACAGGCTCCCTAAAGGAATTGCCTATTTGCACATATAATGTGCGAACCCTCCTTGGCGAACCAAAACTTCATGAGTTGGAAAAagaacttgatcatatcacatgggATATCCTCGGCCTATGCGAAGTTAGACGTCTGGAACTCAAGAGTGGACACATGCTTTACACAAGGGGTAAAGATAATAACAGCACTGGAGGAGTCGGCTTCCTAATACGAAAAGACTTGGCATCAAATGTTGTAAGCTACAAAAACCAGTCGGACAGAGTAGCACAAGTCATCATCAaaagagaccttgcgaaatga